From Streptomyces yatensis, one genomic window encodes:
- a CDS encoding ABC transporter permease, which yields MRLYAAVAVSGFKRYATYRVATVAGVFTNTVFGFILAYTYTALWDERPHLGGYDLAQALTFVWLGQALLAAVGLLGGGFEEELQERIRSGDIAVDLYRPVDLQTWWLAAELGRALFQLLGRGVVPMAVGALVFELRMPASPLTWLWFLLSVALAVCVGFAVRYVVSLASFWLLDGTGLSMLSGLLCLFFSGMILPLNVFPGQLGEIARALPWAAMLQVPADVFLEEHRGAGLLAAFVFQAGWMVVLLAAGRVLQSVATRKVVVQGG from the coding sequence ATGCGGCTGTACGCGGCTGTCGCGGTCAGCGGCTTCAAACGCTACGCGACGTATCGGGTCGCCACCGTGGCCGGGGTCTTCACCAATACCGTTTTCGGCTTCATCCTCGCCTACACCTACACCGCGCTGTGGGACGAGCGGCCGCACCTCGGCGGCTACGACCTCGCCCAGGCGCTGACCTTCGTCTGGCTCGGCCAGGCGCTGCTGGCGGCCGTCGGGCTGCTGGGCGGCGGCTTCGAGGAGGAGCTGCAGGAGCGCATCCGCTCCGGTGACATCGCCGTGGACCTCTACCGCCCCGTCGACCTCCAGACCTGGTGGCTGGCCGCCGAGCTCGGCCGGGCGCTGTTCCAGCTGCTGGGGCGCGGCGTGGTGCCGATGGCGGTCGGGGCGCTGGTCTTCGAACTCCGCATGCCCGCCTCGCCCTTGACCTGGCTGTGGTTCCTGCTGTCGGTGGCGCTCGCGGTGTGCGTCGGCTTCGCGGTGCGCTATGTGGTCTCGCTCGCCTCCTTCTGGCTGCTGGACGGGACGGGGCTGTCGATGCTGAGCGGGCTGCTGTGCCTGTTCTTCTCCGGGATGATCCTGCCGCTCAATGTCTTCCCCGGGCAGCTGGGCGAGATCGCCCGCGCGCTGCCCTGGGCGGCGATGCTCCAGGTGCCCGCGGATGTCTTCCTGGAGGAGCACCGGGGGGCGGGGCTGCTGGCGGCCTTCGTCTTCCAGGCGGGGTGGATGGTGGTGCTGCTGGCGGCCGGGCGGGTGCTGCAGTCGGTGGCGACCCGGAAGGTGGTGGTCCAGGGTGGCTGA
- a CDS encoding DUF1707 SHOCT-like domain-containing protein, which translates to MTSAGSSQGASPDLPDPAAMRASDAERERIAEVLREAVAEGRLDMEEFDERLNAAYTARTHGELEPLVRDLPVPGSAAPAPATPADPTGWRERIGGTPTSRMGIAIMGGFQRKGTWTVPRRFTAFTLMGGGEIDLREARFEDRDVVIRCFALMGGVQIIVPPDLETHVSGIGLMGGFDHTGSADGDPTGPRVTVTGLALFGGVSVERKLRKEEHKRMKEERRRLKAERREELRTERRELRGARRDGRREEREERRLSLEKERRRDDY; encoded by the coding sequence ATGACGAGCGCTGGTTCTTCCCAGGGGGCGAGCCCCGACCTCCCGGACCCGGCCGCGATGCGGGCTTCCGACGCCGAGCGCGAGCGGATCGCGGAGGTCCTCCGCGAGGCCGTCGCCGAAGGCCGCCTGGACATGGAGGAGTTCGACGAGCGGCTGAACGCGGCCTACACGGCGCGCACCCATGGCGAGTTGGAGCCGCTGGTACGGGACCTCCCGGTGCCCGGCAGCGCCGCGCCCGCCCCGGCGACCCCGGCCGATCCCACCGGCTGGCGGGAGCGCATCGGCGGCACCCCGACGTCCCGCATGGGGATCGCGATCATGGGCGGCTTCCAGCGCAAGGGCACCTGGACCGTGCCGCGCCGCTTCACCGCGTTCACCCTCATGGGCGGCGGCGAGATCGATCTGCGCGAGGCCCGCTTCGAGGACCGCGATGTGGTGATCCGCTGCTTCGCGCTCATGGGCGGGGTGCAGATCATCGTCCCGCCGGACCTGGAGACGCATGTCAGCGGCATCGGGCTGATGGGTGGTTTCGACCACACCGGGTCCGCCGATGGGGACCCCACCGGTCCTCGGGTGACCGTCACCGGCCTCGCGCTCTTCGGCGGGGTCAGCGTCGAGCGCAAGCTCCGCAAGGAGGAGCACAAGCGCATGAAGGAGGAGCGCCGCCGGCTGAAGGCCGAGCGCCGGGAGGAGCTGCGCACCGAGCGCCGGGAGCTGCGGGGCGCACGGCGCGATGGGCGGCGTGAGGAGCGGGAGGAGCGCCGGCTGTCCCTGGAGAAGGAACGCCGCCGCGACGACTACTAG
- the rdgB gene encoding RdgB/HAM1 family non-canonical purine NTP pyrophosphatase has product MQQHTEGHRPHPRRLVLATRNAYKITELRSILGEAGLDAELVGADAYPEVPDVKETGVTFAENALLKAHALAQATGHPAIADDSGLCVDVLGGAPGIFSARWSGRHGDDRANLDLLLAQLSDVPDEHRGAHFECAAALALPDGTERVVSGRLSGTLRHEPVGGGGFGYDPILQPHGETRTCAELDPEEKNAISHRGKAFRAIAPIVRELLG; this is encoded by the coding sequence ATGCAGCAACACACTGAGGGACACCGCCCGCACCCCCGCCGTCTGGTCCTCGCGACCCGCAACGCCTACAAGATCACCGAACTGCGCTCCATCCTGGGCGAGGCCGGCCTCGACGCCGAACTCGTCGGCGCCGACGCCTATCCGGAGGTCCCGGACGTCAAGGAGACCGGCGTGACCTTCGCGGAGAACGCCCTCCTCAAGGCCCACGCCCTCGCCCAGGCCACCGGTCACCCCGCCATCGCCGACGACTCCGGCCTCTGCGTGGACGTCCTCGGCGGCGCCCCCGGCATCTTCTCGGCCCGCTGGTCGGGCCGGCACGGCGACGACCGCGCCAATCTCGACCTGCTGCTCGCCCAGCTCTCCGACGTCCCCGACGAACACCGCGGCGCCCACTTCGAATGCGCCGCCGCCCTCGCCCTCCCCGACGGCACCGAGCGCGTGGTCTCCGGCCGGCTCTCCGGCACGCTCCGTCATGAGCCCGTGGGCGGCGGGGGGTTCGGCTACGACCCGATCCTCCAGCCCCACGGCGAGACCCGCACCTGTGCCGAGCTGGACCCGGAGGAGAAGAACGCCATCAGCCACCGCGGCAAGGCGTTCCGCGCCATCGCCCCGATCGTCCGCGAACTCCTGGGGTGA
- a CDS encoding ABC transporter ATP-binding protein, translated as MDDLIELDGVEKVFQVRRRAGLMRRERREVRAVDGISFRVPRGEMVGYIGPNGAGKSTTIKMLTGILVPSGGRLRVAGIDPSRERTRLARRIGVVFGQRTTLWWDLPLRDSYALVRRMYRIPDDRYRENLDRCVELLNLSELLDVPVRQLSLGQRMRGDIAAALLHDPEVLYLDEPTIGLDVVSKAKVREFLRDVNAEQGTTVLLTTHDLTDIELLCKRVMVIDHGRLVYDGGLDGLHAVGESERTLVVDLEQELPPIEIPGSRTVRVEGPRQWLAFPATSSAAPIVSAVADGYPLVDLSVREPEIEDVIARMLHGGAPGRGA; from the coding sequence ATGGACGATCTGATCGAGCTCGACGGTGTCGAGAAGGTGTTCCAGGTGCGGCGCAGAGCCGGGCTGATGCGCCGTGAGCGGCGCGAGGTGCGCGCCGTGGACGGCATCAGCTTCCGGGTGCCGCGCGGCGAGATGGTGGGCTACATCGGCCCGAACGGCGCCGGGAAGTCCACCACGATCAAGATGCTGACCGGGATCCTGGTGCCCAGCGGCGGACGGCTGCGGGTCGCCGGGATCGATCCCTCCAGGGAGCGGACCCGGCTCGCGCGCCGGATCGGGGTGGTCTTCGGGCAGCGGACCACCCTGTGGTGGGATCTGCCGCTGCGCGATTCGTACGCGCTGGTGCGGCGGATGTACCGGATCCCCGACGACCGCTACCGGGAGAACCTGGACCGCTGTGTGGAACTGCTCAACCTGAGCGAGCTGTTGGACGTGCCGGTGCGTCAGCTCTCGCTCGGCCAGCGGATGCGCGGCGATATCGCGGCCGCCCTGCTGCACGACCCCGAGGTGCTCTATCTCGACGAGCCGACCATCGGGCTCGATGTGGTCAGCAAGGCGAAGGTGCGGGAGTTCCTGCGCGATGTGAACGCCGAGCAGGGCACCACCGTGCTGCTCACCACCCACGATCTGACCGATATCGAACTGCTGTGCAAGCGGGTGATGGTCATCGACCACGGCCGGCTGGTCTACGACGGCGGGCTCGACGGACTGCACGCGGTCGGGGAGAGCGAACGCACCCTCGTGGTCGACCTGGAGCAGGAGCTGCCGCCCATCGAGATCCCCGGCTCCCGGACGGTGCGGGTCGAGGGGCCCCGGCAGTGGCTGGCCTTCCCGGCGACCAGCAGCGCGGCGCCGATCGTCTCGGCGGTCGCCGACGGCTATCCGCTGGTGGACCTCTCGGTGCGCGAGCCCGAGATCGAGGACGTGATCGCGAGGATGCTGCACGGCGGGGCGCCGGGGCGCGGAGCGTGA
- a CDS encoding PTS transporter subunit EIIC codes for MSTATAPAAPAQKRGAGLIKGMQKIGRSLQLPVAALPAAGILSRLGQDDVFGKTGLGWNKLAEIFAHAGGALFDNLALLFCIGVAIGFAKKSDGTTAFAALVGFLVYKNVLTGFVSEVTGKPEDPGVLGGIVVGLTAAVLWEKYHRTRLPDWLGFFSGRRFIPILMSFAGVIYGVLFGYLWGPIGDGLNNFSEWLSSNGAVGSGIFGVVNRLLIPVGMHMLLNSFAWFQFGDFSSGGQTWHGDIARYFHDDPSAGMFMTGFFPIMMFALPAAGLAIAHCARPERRKAVMGMMISVSLTAFVCGVTEPIEFSFMFIAPLLYGIHAVLTGLSMALTWALGIRSGFTFSGGLFDYLLGWSHSEKAWMLIPIGLAFSVVYYVVFRFVITKFNIPTPGREPEDSLDDAAVADGKK; via the coding sequence ATGAGTACGGCCACCGCGCCGGCCGCGCCCGCCCAGAAGCGGGGTGCCGGTCTGATCAAGGGTATGCAGAAGATCGGGCGCAGCCTCCAGCTGCCCGTCGCCGCTCTGCCCGCCGCGGGCATCCTGAGCCGGCTCGGCCAGGACGACGTCTTCGGCAAGACGGGACTGGGCTGGAACAAGCTCGCGGAGATCTTCGCCCACGCGGGCGGCGCGCTCTTCGACAACCTGGCCCTGCTCTTCTGCATCGGCGTGGCCATCGGCTTCGCGAAGAAGTCGGACGGCACCACGGCCTTCGCGGCCCTGGTCGGCTTCCTCGTCTACAAGAACGTCCTGACCGGCTTCGTCAGCGAGGTGACCGGCAAGCCGGAGGACCCGGGCGTCCTCGGCGGCATCGTGGTCGGCCTGACCGCCGCGGTGCTGTGGGAGAAGTACCACCGCACCCGGCTGCCGGACTGGCTGGGCTTCTTCAGCGGCCGCCGCTTCATCCCGATCCTGATGTCCTTCGCGGGCGTGATCTACGGCGTGCTCTTCGGCTACCTCTGGGGCCCGATAGGCGACGGCCTCAACAACTTCTCCGAGTGGCTGTCGTCCAATGGCGCGGTCGGCTCGGGGATCTTCGGCGTGGTCAACCGACTGCTGATCCCGGTCGGCATGCACATGCTGCTGAACTCCTTCGCCTGGTTCCAGTTCGGCGACTTCAGCTCCGGCGGCCAGACCTGGCACGGCGACATCGCGCGCTACTTCCACGACGACCCGTCGGCCGGAATGTTCATGACCGGCTTCTTCCCGATCATGATGTTCGCGCTGCCCGCCGCCGGTCTGGCGATCGCGCACTGCGCCCGTCCCGAGCGGCGCAAGGCCGTGATGGGCATGATGATCTCGGTCTCGCTGACGGCGTTCGTCTGCGGTGTCACCGAGCCGATCGAGTTCTCGTTCATGTTCATCGCGCCGCTGCTGTACGGCATCCACGCGGTGCTGACGGGCCTGTCCATGGCGCTGACCTGGGCACTCGGCATCCGCAGCGGCTTCACCTTCTCCGGCGGGCTGTTCGACTATCTGCTGGGGTGGTCGCACAGCGAGAAGGCCTGGATGCTGATCCCGATCGGGCTGGCGTTCAGCGTCGTCTACTACGTGGTCTTCCGCTTCGTGATCACGAAGTTCAACATCCCGACGCCGGGACGAGAACCGGAGGACTCCCTGGACGACGCCGCGGTGGCGGACGGCAAGAAGTAG
- the bcp gene encoding thioredoxin-dependent thiol peroxidase codes for MSERLQPGDTAPAFTLPDADGREVSLADHAGRKVIVYFYPAALTPGCTKQACDFTDNLAFLSGHGYDVIGISPDKPEKLAKFRDQEDLKVTLLADPAKETLEAYGAFGEKKLYGKTVLGVIRSTVIVDEQGKVERALYNVKATGHVAKIIKDLGL; via the coding sequence ATGAGCGAGCGACTGCAGCCCGGCGACACCGCCCCCGCCTTCACCCTCCCCGACGCGGACGGCAGGGAGGTCTCGCTCGCCGACCACGCCGGCCGCAAGGTGATCGTCTACTTCTACCCCGCCGCGCTCACCCCCGGTTGCACCAAGCAGGCGTGCGACTTCACCGACAACCTCGCCTTCCTGTCCGGTCACGGCTACGACGTCATCGGCATCTCGCCCGACAAGCCCGAGAAGCTGGCCAAGTTCCGGGACCAGGAGGACCTGAAGGTCACGCTGCTCGCCGACCCCGCCAAGGAGACCCTCGAGGCGTACGGCGCCTTCGGCGAGAAGAAGCTCTACGGCAAGACGGTCCTCGGCGTGATCCGCTCCACCGTCATCGTCGACGAGCAGGGCAAGGTCGAGCGCGCCCTGTACAACGTCAAGGCCACCGGCCACGTAGCCAAGATCATCAAAGACCTGGGGCTGTGA
- a CDS encoding GroES family chaperonin has protein sequence MLHDRVLVRTDIPEGERRSSGGIVIPATAAVGRRLAWAEVVAVGQSVRTVEPGDRVLYDPEDRAEVEVRGVAYVLMRERDLHAVAAERLEGAEDSTGLYL, from the coding sequence ATGCTGCACGACCGTGTGCTGGTCCGCACCGACATTCCGGAGGGCGAGCGCCGGTCGTCCGGCGGCATCGTCATCCCCGCCACCGCGGCGGTCGGCAGGCGGCTGGCCTGGGCCGAGGTGGTCGCGGTCGGGCAGAGCGTACGGACCGTGGAGCCCGGTGACCGGGTGCTCTACGACCCGGAGGACCGGGCCGAGGTCGAGGTCCGCGGGGTCGCCTACGTCCTGATGCGGGAGCGAGATCTGCACGCGGTGGCCGCCGAGCGGCTGGAGGGCGCGGAGGACTCCACGGGGCTCTACCTGTAG
- a CDS encoding ABC transporter permease, translating to MWVRSTMAYRTSFLIMTLGNLLATGLDFVAIALMFTHIGQLGGFTLDEVAFLYGTTSVAFGLADLTLGSMGRLGRRVRDGTMDTLLVRPVPILAQVAADRFALRRLGRITQGAVLLGWSLSRLDIDWTVDRALLMPVMLLSGGAIFGALFVLGGAFQFWAKDASEVQNAFTFGGTTLLEYPPTVFGKELLRGVTFVIPLAFVNWLPALYILGRPDPLGLPARIGFAAPLVACGCCAVAGLAWRAGLRAYQSTGS from the coding sequence ATGTGGGTGCGCTCCACGATGGCGTACCGCACCTCGTTCCTGATCATGACGCTGGGGAACCTCCTCGCGACCGGCCTGGACTTCGTCGCGATCGCGCTGATGTTCACCCACATCGGGCAACTGGGCGGCTTCACCCTTGACGAGGTGGCCTTCCTCTACGGCACCACCAGCGTCGCCTTCGGCCTCGCCGATCTCACGCTGGGCAGCATGGGCCGGCTGGGCCGGCGGGTGCGCGACGGCACGATGGACACCCTGCTGGTGCGGCCGGTGCCGATACTCGCCCAGGTCGCCGCCGACCGCTTCGCGCTGCGCCGGCTGGGCCGGATCACTCAGGGGGCGGTGCTGCTCGGCTGGTCGCTGAGCCGGCTGGACATCGACTGGACGGTGGACCGGGCGCTGCTGATGCCGGTGATGCTGCTGAGCGGGGGTGCCATCTTCGGGGCGCTGTTCGTGCTCGGCGGAGCCTTCCAGTTCTGGGCCAAGGACGCCTCCGAGGTGCAGAACGCCTTCACCTTCGGCGGGACCACGCTGCTGGAGTACCCACCGACGGTCTTCGGCAAGGAGCTGCTGCGGGGCGTCACCTTCGTCATCCCGCTGGCCTTCGTCAACTGGCTGCCGGCGCTGTACATCCTGGGCCGCCCCGATCCGCTGGGGCTCCCGGCCCGGATCGGCTTCGCGGCGCCGCTGGTCGCCTGCGGCTGCTGTGCGGTGGCGGGACTGGCCTGGCGGGCGGGGCTGCGGGCGTATCAGAGCACGGGGAGCTGA
- a CDS encoding transglycosylase domain-containing protein, protein MSDEPQLIDGGAAGTGARPGIDDGNHDTPHHADGLPAGKPAKGRKGRPQRTGWRRLLPTWRMVLGGFLLIVLLIAGGLVTGYLLVDIPPANRAAIAQSNVYLYSDGSQLAREGKVNRENVQLSQVPKRIQHAVLAAEDRDFYSESAINPEAMVRAAWNTATGKGKQSGSTITQQYVKNYYLDQEQTVTRKAKEFFIAIKLDREVSKDKILEGYLNTSYFGRNAYGIQAAAQAYYGKDIGELDTAQGAYLATLLNAPSSYDIVAHPQNKGRATARWHYVLDGMVKKGWLTRADRQKMTFPAPSEARAPSGMSGQRGYLVEAVEDYLTSNGIIDEQTLARGGYRITTTIDKKKQDAFAEAVRDRLMSKLSPEDRKVDRYVRAGGASIDPKTGKVVALYGGIDYTKQFVNNATRRDYQVGSTFKPFVFTSAVRYGSTTQDGQTITPDTLYNGDNKREVIGPEGPTGYSPANEDDVDYGDIDVTTATDNSVNSVYAQMAQDVGPAKVKQTAIDLGVPRNTPDLHASPSIALGPATASVLDMTEAYATLANHGEHGRYSLVEEVTKDGARVDLPDRENRQAIPRSAADTTTSILQSVVDGGTGTAAQAAERPAAGKTGTAEEDKAAWFAGYTPDLATVVAVMGQDSNTGVQKPLYGATGLERINGGGYPAEIWAQYTSGALDGKPPAEFDLRLEDGASAPDGSQTGQQPPGSLPPVVTTRPTGAPPDTSVPTAPTDTPPTPPTTPPTIPTPPTDIPTGGPTTEPGPGGPGGPGDPGGDPGGPGGPVGG, encoded by the coding sequence ATGAGCGACGAGCCCCAGTTGATCGACGGTGGCGCGGCCGGAACGGGTGCCCGGCCCGGCATCGACGATGGCAACCACGACACGCCGCACCACGCGGACGGCCTCCCCGCGGGCAAACCGGCCAAGGGCAGAAAGGGCCGTCCCCAGCGCACCGGATGGCGCCGGCTGCTGCCCACCTGGCGCATGGTCCTCGGCGGCTTCCTCCTGATCGTCCTGCTGATCGCGGGCGGGCTCGTCACCGGCTATCTGCTCGTCGACATCCCCCCGGCGAACAGAGCCGCGATCGCCCAGAGCAATGTCTACCTCTACTCCGACGGCTCCCAGCTGGCCCGCGAGGGCAAGGTCAACCGGGAGAACGTCCAGCTCAGCCAGGTGCCCAAGCGGATCCAGCACGCGGTGCTCGCGGCCGAGGACCGGGACTTCTACTCGGAGTCGGCCATCAACCCCGAGGCGATGGTCCGGGCCGCCTGGAACACCGCCACCGGCAAGGGCAAGCAGTCCGGCTCCACCATCACCCAGCAGTACGTGAAGAACTACTACCTGGACCAGGAACAGACGGTTACCCGCAAGGCCAAGGAGTTCTTCATCGCGATCAAGCTGGACCGGGAGGTGAGCAAGGACAAGATCCTCGAGGGCTACCTCAACACCAGCTACTTCGGGCGCAACGCCTACGGCATCCAGGCCGCCGCCCAGGCGTACTACGGCAAGGACATCGGCGAGCTCGACACCGCCCAGGGCGCGTATCTGGCGACCCTGCTGAACGCCCCCAGCTCCTACGACATCGTCGCCCATCCCCAGAACAAGGGTCGGGCCACGGCCCGCTGGCACTACGTCCTGGACGGCATGGTGAAGAAGGGCTGGCTGACCAGGGCCGACCGGCAGAAGATGACCTTCCCCGCGCCCTCCGAGGCCAGGGCCCCCTCCGGCATGTCCGGCCAGCGCGGCTATCTCGTCGAGGCCGTCGAGGACTACCTCACCAGCAACGGGATCATCGACGAGCAGACCCTGGCGCGCGGCGGCTACCGCATCACCACCACGATCGACAAGAAGAAGCAGGACGCCTTCGCCGAGGCCGTGCGCGACCGGCTGATGAGCAAGCTCAGCCCGGAGGACCGCAAGGTCGACCGCTATGTCCGCGCGGGCGGCGCCTCGATCGACCCGAAGACCGGGAAGGTGGTCGCGCTCTACGGCGGGATCGACTACACCAAGCAGTTCGTCAACAACGCGACCCGCCGTGACTACCAGGTGGGATCCACGTTCAAGCCATTCGTCTTCACCTCGGCGGTGCGCTACGGGTCCACCACCCAGGACGGTCAGACGATCACCCCGGACACCCTCTACAACGGCGACAACAAGCGCGAGGTCATCGGCCCGGAGGGGCCCACCGGCTACTCTCCCGCCAACGAGGACGACGTCGACTACGGCGACATCGACGTCACCACGGCCACCGACAACTCCGTGAACTCGGTGTACGCGCAGATGGCCCAGGACGTCGGCCCCGCCAAGGTCAAGCAGACCGCCATCGACCTGGGCGTCCCCAGGAACACCCCCGATCTGCACGCCTCCCCCTCCATCGCGCTCGGCCCCGCCACCGCGAGCGTGCTGGACATGACCGAGGCGTACGCGACCCTCGCCAACCACGGCGAGCACGGCAGGTACAGCCTGGTCGAGGAGGTCACCAAGGACGGGGCGCGGGTCGATCTCCCGGACCGGGAGAACCGGCAGGCCATCCCGCGCAGCGCCGCCGACACCACCACCTCGATACTGCAGAGCGTGGTCGACGGCGGCACCGGCACCGCCGCCCAGGCCGCCGAGCGCCCCGCGGCGGGCAAGACGGGCACCGCCGAGGAGGACAAGGCCGCCTGGTTCGCGGGCTACACCCCGGATCTGGCGACCGTGGTCGCGGTGATGGGCCAGGACTCCAATACCGGCGTACAGAAGCCGCTGTACGGGGCGACGGGCCTGGAGCGGATCAACGGCGGCGGCTATCCCGCCGAGATCTGGGCGCAGTACACCTCGGGCGCGCTGGACGGCAAGCCACCGGCCGAGTTCGATCTGCGGCTGGAGGACGGGGCGAGCGCCCCCGACGGCTCCCAGACCGGCCAGCAGCCGCCGGGCTCCCTGCCGCCGGTGGTCACCACTCGCCCGACCGGCGCACCGCCGGACACCTCGGTCCCCACGGCGCCGACCGACACCCCGCCGACGCCGCCCACCACGCCCCCGACCATCCCCACCCCGCCGACGGACATCCCCACCGGCGGGCCGACGACCGAGCCGGGGCCGGGCGGTCCTGGCGGGCCGGGTGATCCGGGTGGCGATCCGGGCGGCCCAGGGGGGCCGGTGGGCGGCTGA
- the rph gene encoding ribonuclease PH, whose amino-acid sequence MSRIDGRTPDQLRPVTIERGWSKHAEGSVLVSFGDTRVLCTASVTEGVPRWRKGSGEGWVTAEYAMLPRSTNTRGDRESVRGKIGGRTHEISRLIGRSLRAVIDYKALGENTVVLDCDVLQADGGTRTAAITGAYVALADAIGWARGKKLIKATRQPLTGTVSAVSVGIVGGVPLLDLCYEEDVRAETDMNVVCTGDGRFVEVQGTAEGEPFAREELNGLLDLAVAGCDTLAGIQRAALAQEM is encoded by the coding sequence ATGTCTCGTATCGACGGCCGCACCCCTGACCAGCTCCGACCCGTGACCATCGAGCGCGGATGGAGCAAGCATGCCGAGGGCTCGGTCCTCGTCTCCTTCGGCGATACGCGGGTCCTGTGCACCGCGAGCGTCACCGAGGGCGTGCCGCGCTGGCGCAAGGGCAGCGGCGAGGGCTGGGTCACCGCGGAGTACGCGATGCTGCCGCGCTCCACCAACACCCGGGGCGACCGCGAGTCCGTCCGCGGCAAGATCGGCGGCCGTACGCATGAGATCTCCCGTCTCATCGGCCGCTCGCTGCGCGCGGTGATCGACTACAAGGCGCTCGGCGAGAACACCGTCGTCCTGGACTGCGATGTCCTCCAGGCCGACGGCGGCACCCGCACCGCCGCCATCACCGGCGCCTATGTGGCCCTGGCCGACGCCATCGGCTGGGCCCGGGGCAAGAAGCTCATCAAGGCCACCCGGCAGCCGCTGACCGGCACCGTCTCCGCCGTGAGCGTCGGCATCGTCGGCGGCGTCCCGCTGCTCGACCTCTGCTACGAGGAGGACGTGCGCGCCGAGACCGACATGAACGTGGTCTGTACCGGTGACGGACGCTTCGTCGAGGTGCAGGGCACGGCGGAGGGCGAGCCCTTCGCCCGCGAGGAGCTGAACGGACTGCTGGACCTCGCCGTGGCCGGCTGCGACACCCTGGCGGGAATCCAGCGCGCGGCCCTGGCCCAGGAGATGTGA
- a CDS encoding DUF3618 domain-containing protein: MSDARTPAQIEADIARRRQELAVTLDEIGVRVHPKTIIGDAKAKAASAVDRTAGRAYVSANRVVAGVRGQLVSEEGRPRMERIVPVALAVAGLAGLLALSARSSRSAKASRSSWCSKRHR; the protein is encoded by the coding sequence GTGTCGGATGCCAGGACCCCTGCGCAGATCGAGGCGGACATCGCCCGCAGGCGGCAGGAGCTCGCCGTGACGCTCGACGAGATCGGGGTGCGGGTGCACCCGAAGACGATCATCGGGGACGCGAAGGCGAAGGCGGCGTCGGCCGTGGACCGGACCGCCGGACGGGCCTATGTGTCCGCCAACCGCGTGGTGGCGGGCGTGCGGGGCCAGTTGGTGTCGGAGGAGGGCCGGCCCCGCATGGAGCGGATCGTGCCGGTCGCGCTCGCCGTGGCCGGGCTGGCCGGGCTGCTCGCGCTCTCGGCGCGGTCCTCCCGGTCCGCCAAGGCGTCCCGCTCCTCGTGGTGCTCCAAGCGGCACCGCTGA